The stretch of DNA CTGGCCACGGAGGCCGAGGCGGAACTTTCGGGCGACGACGAGTAGTCATGGCGCTCTTTGCCTATACGGCGCGGGGCCACGACGGCGCGCTCATCGAAGCGAAATACGATGCGGCTTCCCCGGCGGAGGTTGCGGCCTTCGTCCGTGATTCAGGCGCCACACCGGTTCGGATCGAAGCGACTCGCGAATCATCGGAGAACCGTCCCTCACGAGAAATCTCGTTGCGCCGCAAGCGGGTCACCCAGGAGGACCTGATCTTCTTCTGCCGCCAGATGCACCGTCTGGCGCGAGCGGGTGTCCCGATCGTTCGGTCCATCACTGGATTGGCCGAGTCGACCCGCAATCCGGCGTTCCGGGAAGTACTCGTCGACATGCTCGAAGGTCTGCGTTCTGGCCGGGAGCTCTCGGAAAGCCTGGCGTTCCATCCAGAAGTCTTCTCGCGGTTGTTCCTCAGCATCGTGCAGATCGGCGAGAATACCGGTCAGCTCGATGATGCTTTCGAGCAGATGGGCAAGTACCTCGAGGGAGATCGTGAGAACAAGCGCCGTGTGAAGGCCGCTCTCCGGTATCCGATGATCGTGATCTCGGCCATCTTCGGTGCGCTGGTCGTCGTGAACATGTGGGTCATTCCGGCCTTTGCGCAAGCCTTCGACGAACTCGGTGCGGATTTGCCGTGGGCCACGAAGCTGATCATGACGAGCAGCAAGTGGACCGTGGCCTATTGGCCCTATGGCGTGGGCATCCTCGGCGCGCTCGGTTTGGCGGTGCGTGCCTTCTTGAAGACCCCCGAAGGCCGCCTCAGCTGGGATCGCGCCAAGCTGAAGATCCCGCTCGTCGGCTTCATCGAATTTCGCGCGACGTTGGCTCGCTTCGCTCGAGGGTTCGCGGTGACATCCCGTGCCGGTGTCCCCATGCTCGAGACGCTTCGGATCATCGCCGGGGCACTCGACAACGAGTTCATCGCGGAGCGCGTGCAAAGCCTCGGGCAGAACATCGAGCACGGGGAAACCCTCACCCGCGCGGCTGCAGCCTCCGAGGTCTTCGATCCTCTCGTCCTACAGATGATGGCCGTCGGCGAGGAGACCGGAATGCTCACGGAAATGTTCGTGGAGATTGCCGAGACCTATGAGAGCGAGGTCGAGTACGAGTTGAAGCGCCTGACCGAATCCATCGAGCCGATCCTGATCGTAGGCGTCGGCGGGATCGTGTTGCTGATGGCGTTGGGCATCTATCTGCCCATGTGGAACCTGGCAGGAGCTGCGCTCGGCTGAAACTAGCAGCTCAAGTGCAATCCGAGACTCGCCGATCTTTCTTCCACGACTGGAATTATTCCGGGGTAGCGGAACCCTGGCCGAAGGAATGAGGGCTCTATGACCAATCAAGCAAACGCTCGACGCGGATCAGGTTTTACCTTGATCGAACTGGTGGTGGTCATCGCCATTCTGGGGCTGTTGGCGGCCATCGCACTTCCCAAGTTCGTTGATTTGACCTCGAACGCGCGCACAGCGGCGTTCAACGGCGTGCGAGGCGGCTTCTCTTCAGGCATCCAGCTGGCGCACGCTCAATGGCTCGCTGCTGGAACGGCACCGGCCACCATTTCGATGAGCGGCACGACCGTGAACATGAGTGCTACAGGCTGGCCCACGATCGACAACGCGAACGCAACGCAGAACACCGCGGCCGAACTCTACGGCCTCATCATGACCGGCGCTGTGCCGAATGGCTGGACCTCCACCGAGACGCCAGCAGCCGGCGCGGGAACAGGCACTTTTTCCCTGGCCGGCGCTGGCGGCGGTAATTTCACCTACGACGCCGCCACCGGCTTCGTAAACTAGGCCTCGTCTTGGGCTCCGCGCGCCTCTCGCGCGGCGGCGGCTGGAAGCGATCCCGGAGGGAGCAGGGCTTCAACCTGACGGAGCTGGTTCTTGCCCTGGTCATTCTCGGCCTGCTGGCGGGTGTCTCCGCGCCCCGCTTCTTCGAGCGTCGGACATTCGACGAGCGCCTCGCGAAAGACGAGATGGCGGCTGCACTACGCTTCGGCCAGAAGCTGGCCCTCGTGACCACCTGCGAGATTCGTGTCCAGGTGACTGCCTCTACCTGGACCCTCGACCACCGGGCCAACTGCAACAGCGGAGCCTTCGGCCAGGCGGTCTTCCACCCGGGAACCGGTAAGCCGGGCTACGCCGGCAGCATGCCAACGGGCATCGCCTTGGCAGGTACGGTCAATCCACTCCATTTCGATTCCCAGGGACGTGCGACGGATGCGGGCGGCGTCGTCTCGGATGCGACATTCACGATCGGAGCCCGGAGCATCGACGTGGTGGGAGCGACGGGTCTTGTCCGGTCTCCGTGAGTCGAAGCGGCTGCAGGCGGGGGTGACGCTGGTCGAGCTGATCGTTTCGATCACGATCATCGCGGTCGCGCTGGTCGGCACCCTCCAAGTCATCCGGGTGACCGTCGGCTCCAGCGCCGACCCGATGATTCGTCAACAGGCCAGCGCCGTGGCGGACGCGTACCTCTCCGAGATCCTCTTGAAATCGTTCTACGATCCGGATCTCGGCGCCGGAGGAGGTATTTGTCCCTCCGCCGAGGTCACCCGAACCCTCTGGGACAACGTCTGCGACTACCAGGGGCTCGATGACAACGGCGCCCGAGACCAACAGGATACGGCCATCGCGGGCTTGACCGGCTATCGCGTACGGGTCCAGATCGACACGAGCCCCAACCTCGGGGGGCTCACGGGCCCGGCAGATGTCGTCCGTGTGGACGTCCGGGTCAATTTCGGAACACACACCGATTTCACCGTCAGTGGCTACAGGACCCGCCTGTGACCGCCCGAAGGACCACAGGCTTTACCCTCATCGAGCTGGTCGTGACGCTCACGATTACCGGATTGTTGGCGGGGCTCCTGATGACCTCGATCCAACAGCCGATCCTGGCCTACGAGGATGTCGCACGCAGAGTTCGCCTCGTAGACGGCGCCGAGAATGCACTGCACCACGTCGAGCGCGAAACACGATCCGCTCTGCCCAACAGCCTCCGCCTCACCGGAGGCGGTGGAACACTCGAGTTCATCCCGACCCAGGACGGTGCCCGCTACCGGAGGCAACCCGGGGTGAACCCTTCGACGATCGACCACACGGCTGCCAGCGACGTTCTGGCGTTCACGGGGGACGATTCGTGGAACCTCCTCGGGCGCCTTCAAAACCTCGGATTCACCTACGGCGTGGCGCTGGGTGCCGAGATGCGAATCGCCGTCTACAACACCAGCACGAACGTCTACGCGAGTGCGGCCGCCGATGCGTCGCCCTCGACGGTGACTCCCTCCGCCACGACGATCACTGTCCTCGACGATGGCGACGAAGACCAGCTTGCGCTTTCCGCCGCTTTCGATTTCCTGCTCGAATCGCCTGACCAACGCCTCTACCTGATTGCACCGCCTCTCACCTACCGCTGCGACACGACCGCCGGAACCCTGACGCGCCATTCCAGCTACGGCTTCCATGCAGCCCAGCCCAACAATCCGGCTGCCGCCCCACTCGCGGGCGGTTCGAGTGCTCTGGTGGTCGAGGGTGTGAGCGCTTGCATCTTCACCTACGTCGCGGGCACCTCGAGCCGCTCCGGTCTGCTCACGATGGAATTGGGAGTGACGGAGGGAACCGAGACCGTCACTCTCCTGCACCAGATCCATGTGGAGAACGCGCCGTGAGGCGGCAGCGCGAGCAGGGTTTCGGTCTGGTGACTGCGATCTTCGTACTCATCGTCCTGGCCGCTTCGGGTCTCGCAATGATCTCGCTCAGCGGCGTGCAGCGCAGGACGGCAAGCCTCTCCCTGCAGGCGCTGCGTGCGGATCAAGCCGCGCGAAGCGGCCTTCAGTGGGCGGCTCACAACGCGATCTCGGCGGGTGCCTGTCCGCCGAATACCACCCTGACCCTTACCGAGGGGGGCCTTCAAGGCTTCAGTGTGGCGGTCAGTTGCACCAGTACGGCCCATGTCGAAGCCGCAACCACATCGACGATCTTTGAACTCGATTCGGTGGGCGAATACGGCTCGTTCGGTAGCGCGGACTATGTGCGTCGCCGGGTTCGCGCGAGTCTCCACCAGGGGAGCTAGCGCGGGGGCAGGGCCGTTCAGTAGGCATCCCGCACGTAGATGGTCCGACCTTCACCAGCGAAGATGCCAAACGTCGCGCGCCCGGTCGGACTCTCGAGCCAACCACCGTCTCCATTCCAATCACCGAACAGCCACGGCAGATCGGCCCCGGTTCCGGTGGTGAGGTCGAAGAGGAGGTCCACGTGGCCGGTCTGACCCACACCAGGCGGTGAGAGCACCAGCCCCGCATCTCCGGCGATCAGCGGGTTGTTGCCGATGGTAGGTGAGGTCGAAAGACTTCCGGGCTGAGGCGTGAGGCCGAGCCAGGCCGTAGCCGCCGTCGTGCAGACATCAGCGGTGTGATCGACGAAGGCGCTGCCGTTCCAGAACTCGCTGCCAAGTGGCACGCCGAGTGTGGTGAGTTCGGAACCATGAGCATTGGTGATGACCATGCGCCCGAAACGCTGAGCCTTTCCCGCGCTGAACGAGATGCCGAGACCGGCTGCGGCCTGGCCGAAGCGCACCGGGTTGGCGCTGGTGGGAGCCACGCCATCCTGGTCGAAGAGATCGAAACGAAGCTCGATTTCGCCGTCGAAGGGAGCCACGGGGGCCGTTCGCTGAAATCCAACGTCGGGACCGTTGTCGAAGCGCACCCGGCCCCGCCCAGAGCCCAGCGGGCTCACGGTCGGCGGATTGGGCCCGGCGGCCGTGAGGGCTCCCGAGGCGGCGAGGAAGGCCAAACCAGTCTGGCTTGCCGCGTCGAGGCGAAACCAGGTCCCGGTGTAGTTCTCGGTCGTCGTCCCCTGGGCGTTCAAGGCCGTCACCGTGACTTCTGGTTCGAGTCCGGCGGCGAAAGCCACTTCCTGGCCCACGTAGGTGAAGGCACCGGGGGTACACGCACTCTCGAAGCTGGGCGCATTCAGCGCGACATCGAAGGACGCCGGGGTGAAACGACCGACCGTGCCGGATTCTCCACCGACGAACGGTCCGGTGCCGAGGTAACTCCCATCGGTCACGCTCGCCTCGAGCCGAATTGCGCCGACTTCGTCCCAACCAAAGCTCGAGCCGCGAAAGGTCCCGGTTGGCGTGACAGCCGAGAAACTGGAGCCGTTCAGGATCGTGCCGGCTCCGGAAGTTCCGTTGCGGCCGCTTGCAGGTGCAACCAGGGTCGACGCCCGGATCGTGAGGCCTTCGGGGCTGACTTCCTGCCCGAAATTCGGCGTCAGGCTTCCCTCGGCGTCGAGGACGCGAACGTCGACTTCGAACGGGGTTCCCGCGGCAACGAATACGGCGCCTGTCGGAACCGAAACTGCTGGATTCGACGTGGCATCGGGCCGACGGATCGCGGCGATTTCGAGCTCAGCAGGCCGTACGACGAAGTCTCCGGTCGCACCTGGAATCCCGCCTGAAGGCTCGGTGACCGTGAGATCGGCCAGGTCGATCTGGATGCGTCCGACGTCCTTGTATTTCGCAGAAACGATCGCGTGGCCGCTCGAGAAGATCACTTTCTGAGCTGACGCAGCTGCTTGACTGCTGCCGATGGTCGCAGCGTCGATCGTTGGGAGGAGGGTGCCCGTGCCAGGGTCGAGGTGGCTACCCCAGAAGGAAACCGGGCGTGCCCCCGTATAGGACTCGATCACCCCGCAGGTCGGATCCGTGGGTGTCTGGCCGTAGGCCGTGATGTGCAGCGGAAACACGCTGCCCGCGGTCTGGGTGGGAATCGGATCATTGATCACCGCCGGCGGTGGATTGGAGAGGGCGTTGGCGGTGACCACGAAACCGCTCGGAGACCATACGATCGTTCCTTCCGCATCGTCGTCCCGCAGGGCGGTGTTGGCCGTCTCGAAGGTGTCCACATCGACGGGGGTACCGCCCTGCAAGTAGGTCAGCGTGAACTCCGCCACGCCATCGTCGGCATCCGCGAACGCATAGGTTGCGATGCCGTCATCCGGGGTCGCATCGCCGAAGCCGCCCAGGTTGGCAGCCGTCGCTTCCCAGGTTCCATTCCCGGTCTGCGTATCCAGCGTGATGGCCCCGGTATAGTCGTCCACGACCGCCCCCAAGGAATCGATCGCGGAAACCCGGATCGTCTCCCCCAGGCAGTAGACGCCATGGCCATCATGGCTGACGGTGAAGTGATCCACGGCCGGAAGCATGGCCAGCTCATAGGGGCCCATGTCATAGGCTGCCCCTTCCGGTCGCGCGTTTCCTTCGAGGTCCACCACGGTGGTCGCGCTCGCGTCCGTTCCCGCATCGATCGCGGGCGAAGCTGCAAGCAGGTGGAAATCCGTCGAACTCGTGAAGGCCGGATCCGCGAGCAGCTCTCCCGTTCCGGCGGCGGTCCCGAGGAAATCTCGACGGTTCTTCCACAAGACGTTGTAGCCATGTTTCAGCTTGGACTTCTTCCCCGTCAGGTAGAGCCCCAGGCGGTTCCGGGCCACGATCGAGTTCGTGAGGAAGGTCGTACCGCCGGCGACCAGGACGCCGGCCACCTTGCTGTCCGCGACGACCGTATGCCAGATGTTCGCCTTTGCTCCCCTGCGAGCATAGATACCGTGCCGGCCATTTCGTGCGACGACCGAGTTGACGAGCGCAAAATTCTTGGCTCCGAGGAGATCCACGCCGTGGCTCCTGCCGTCGAGGACCTGCGTCGAGTAGAGGCCACCCTTTGCCCCCCTCACGAAGACGCCGCGACCGCGGCTGCCACTGATGAGGGAGCTCACGACTTTCAGCTCGACCTTGTTCACCTCGATTCCATCGTTGTTGCTCTTCTCGATGGTGGAGTCGAAGATCCCGAGGCTCCCGCCTCTCGTGGCGAGAATTCCGTCGCGAGCACTCGCCGTGATCGCGACACTGACCAGATCGAGCTTGGAGCTTCTGGCGAGGATGCCCCGCGCACCGCTCGAGCTGATCTTCACGTCCCGAACCGACCCCTTCGGGGCATTCAAGACGACGATTCCGTTCTGCCGGCTCTTGGTGATCTGGGTGGAGCGGACATCGACGGGGACGGCCTTTGCATAGATGCCATGGCTTCCGCTGCTCGAGATGCTCGTACCGAGAACGGTGAGTGATCCCGACCGCTCGGCCCTGATCCCCAGCGTACGGTTGTTCGAGAACGTCGAGTCGGAAACCGTCACGGTCGCCCGGTCGCATCGGATGCCGTCTCTCCTGTTGTCCTTGACCGTCGCAGCGTCGACCGACAGGCTTCCGCGTCGGCACCGGATTCCTCCCCTGCGGTTCCCGGAAACCGTGCCTCCAGCCATTTTCAAGGTCACATCCTGGCTGAAGACGCCATACACGCCGGAATTCGAGATGACGTTCGCCCCCGAAAGGGAAATGTTGCCCGAGCCGGTGACTTCGAGACCCGTTGCCAGCGCACGATCGATCGTGCAATCGGTGAGCGTGGCATCCGTGTTGTGGAGGTCGAAGCCGTCATCGCCGTTGCTCGTTGCCACCACCCGATCGAGCACGAGCCCATCGGCGTTGACGGTTTCGAGCCCGTCGCGGCCGCCGCTGATGCTGAAACCGCGCAGAAGATGGTGGGCGTGGGTCACACGGACGACATCCTGGCCGGCGCGGGTAAGCGCCACCGTCCCGGCATCTCCCGTGGAGGCTCCGGTGGTGTCCGCGATCAGCCCAATGGGTGCACCCGCGGTGCCGTTGCGAACGCTACGAACCGCTTCCACGTACGTGCCGGCCCCGACGTACGTCGTGTCGCCCGGGACCATGGTGTCCAGGGCATGCTGAACCGTCTGCCACGCTGCGGCGGCCGACGTGCCCGGGTTGCCGTCGCTCCCGCTGGTGCGCACGTAGTAATCCGTAGCCACGCTGCGGCCCGAAAGCAGCAGTGCCATTCCAAGCGCGAATGCAAAACGGGTCTTCGGGGACAAACACCACCTCGTGTCCGCGCGCAATTCCAGTGAGAGCGCACGCCTTCCTACCCGGTCGTATCGATCAGAAGCCGCGTGCGCTGGAGTCCGCCCCCAGAGGGGCCGAACCCCAGCGTCTGCCCCACACAGCATCCGGGGAAACCCCGGCTCGGGACACCCACGGAAACCCAGGTGGCTACCCTGCCTGGGGATGGCCGAAGAGCTCTACCGACCGTATGCCGCACAGGCCCGCCACTACTTCTTCGAGAGGCCTCACGAAGGCATCTGCGAACGCCGGCTCGAGGTTCCGGCCGCCTGGCGCGGCGATGAGCTGAAGGAGGACGACTGGCGGACGCGACTCACCACGGCTCAAGCCGGCGAGTTGGAACGGGCACTCGAAGGGGCACTCTCTACGGGAACACCCCAAGCTCAGCTCTCGGCGGCAGATTTTCCGATTCCGGGGCTCGAGGCGCAGATC from bacterium encodes:
- a CDS encoding type II secretion system F family protein, translated to MALFAYTARGHDGALIEAKYDAASPAEVAAFVRDSGATPVRIEATRESSENRPSREISLRRKRVTQEDLIFFCRQMHRLARAGVPIVRSITGLAESTRNPAFREVLVDMLEGLRSGRELSESLAFHPEVFSRLFLSIVQIGENTGQLDDAFEQMGKYLEGDRENKRRVKAALRYPMIVISAIFGALVVVNMWVIPAFAQAFDELGADLPWATKLIMTSSKWTVAYWPYGVGILGALGLAVRAFLKTPEGRLSWDRAKLKIPLVGFIEFRATLARFARGFAVTSRAGVPMLETLRIIAGALDNEFIAERVQSLGQNIEHGETLTRAAAASEVFDPLVLQMMAVGEETGMLTEMFVEIAETYESEVEYELKRLTESIEPILIVGVGGIVLLMALGIYLPMWNLAGAALG
- a CDS encoding prepilin-type N-terminal cleavage/methylation domain-containing protein, with translation MGSARLSRGGGWKRSRREQGFNLTELVLALVILGLLAGVSAPRFFERRTFDERLAKDEMAAALRFGQKLALVTTCEIRVQVTASTWTLDHRANCNSGAFGQAVFHPGTGKPGYAGSMPTGIALAGTVNPLHFDSQGRATDAGGVVSDATFTIGARSIDVVGATGLVRSP
- a CDS encoding type II secretion system protein, with the protein product MTARRTTGFTLIELVVTLTITGLLAGLLMTSIQQPILAYEDVARRVRLVDGAENALHHVERETRSALPNSLRLTGGGGTLEFIPTQDGARYRRQPGVNPSTIDHTAASDVLAFTGDDSWNLLGRLQNLGFTYGVALGAEMRIAVYNTSTNVYASAAADASPSTVTPSATTITVLDDGDEDQLALSAAFDFLLESPDQRLYLIAPPLTYRCDTTAGTLTRHSSYGFHAAQPNNPAAAPLAGGSSALVVEGVSACIFTYVAGTSSRSGLLTMELGVTEGTETVTLLHQIHVENAP
- a CDS encoding pilus assembly protein MshP, whose product is MRRQREQGFGLVTAIFVLIVLAASGLAMISLSGVQRRTASLSLQALRADQAARSGLQWAAHNAISAGACPPNTTLTLTEGGLQGFSVAVSCTSTAHVEAATTSTIFELDSVGEYGSFGSADYVRRRVRASLHQGS
- a CDS encoding prepilin-type N-terminal cleavage/methylation domain-containing protein, which encodes MRHSRSEPGASTWWERRVLSGLRESKRLQAGVTLVELIVSITIIAVALVGTLQVIRVTVGSSADPMIRQQASAVADAYLSEILLKSFYDPDLGAGGGICPSAEVTRTLWDNVCDYQGLDDNGARDQQDTAIAGLTGYRVRVQIDTSPNLGGLTGPADVVRVDVRVNFGTHTDFTVSGYRTRL
- a CDS encoding prepilin-type N-terminal cleavage/methylation domain-containing protein — translated: MTNQANARRGSGFTLIELVVVIAILGLLAAIALPKFVDLTSNARTAAFNGVRGGFSSGIQLAHAQWLAAGTAPATISMSGTTVNMSATGWPTIDNANATQNTAAELYGLIMTGAVPNGWTSTETPAAGAGTGTFSLAGAGGGNFTYDAATGFVN
- a CDS encoding right-handed parallel beta-helix repeat-containing protein — its product is MSPKTRFAFALGMALLLSGRSVATDYYVRTSGSDGNPGTSAAAAWQTVQHALDTMVPGDTTYVGAGTYVEAVRSVRNGTAGAPIGLIADTTGASTGDAGTVALTRAGQDVVRVTHAHHLLRGFSISGGRDGLETVNADGLVLDRVVATSNGDDGFDLHNTDATLTDCTIDRALATGLEVTGSGNISLSGANVISNSGVYGVFSQDVTLKMAGGTVSGNRRGGIRCRRGSLSVDAATVKDNRRDGIRCDRATVTVSDSTFSNNRTLGIRAERSGSLTVLGTSISSSGSHGIYAKAVPVDVRSTQITKSRQNGIVVLNAPKGSVRDVKISSSGARGILARSSKLDLVSVAITASARDGILATRGGSLGIFDSTIEKSNNDGIEVNKVELKVVSSLISGSRGRGVFVRGAKGGLYSTQVLDGRSHGVDLLGAKNFALVNSVVARNGRHGIYARRGAKANIWHTVVADSKVAGVLVAGGTTFLTNSIVARNRLGLYLTGKKSKLKHGYNVLWKNRRDFLGTAAGTGELLADPAFTSSTDFHLLAASPAIDAGTDASATTVVDLEGNARPEGAAYDMGPYELAMLPAVDHFTVSHDGHGVYCLGETIRVSAIDSLGAVVDDYTGAITLDTQTGNGTWEATAANLGGFGDATPDDGIATYAFADADDGVAEFTLTYLQGGTPVDVDTFETANTALRDDDAEGTIVWSPSGFVVTANALSNPPPAVINDPIPTQTAGSVFPLHITAYGQTPTDPTCGVIESYTGARPVSFWGSHLDPGTGTLLPTIDAATIGSSQAAASAQKVIFSSGHAIVSAKYKDVGRIQIDLADLTVTEPSGGIPGATGDFVVRPAELEIAAIRRPDATSNPAVSVPTGAVFVAAGTPFEVDVRVLDAEGSLTPNFGQEVSPEGLTIRASTLVAPASGRNGTSGAGTILNGSSFSAVTPTGTFRGSSFGWDEVGAIRLEASVTDGSYLGTGPFVGGESGTVGRFTPASFDVALNAPSFESACTPGAFTYVGQEVAFAAGLEPEVTVTALNAQGTTTENYTGTWFRLDAASQTGLAFLAASGALTAAGPNPPTVSPLGSGRGRVRFDNGPDVGFQRTAPVAPFDGEIELRFDLFDQDGVAPTSANPVRFGQAAAGLGISFSAGKAQRFGRMVITNAHGSELTTLGVPLGSEFWNGSAFVDHTADVCTTAATAWLGLTPQPGSLSTSPTIGNNPLIAGDAGLVLSPPGVGQTGHVDLLFDLTTGTGADLPWLFGDWNGDGGWLESPTGRATFGIFAGEGRTIYVRDAY